Genomic window (bacterium):
CAGAAGGCGCCGAGGGCGGGCAGACGGCCCAGGACGGCGGCGGCCAGCACCAGCAGCGCGTCGCGTTGGGAGTCTGCGGCGACCGCGGTGCCGGTCTGGCGCGAATCCTGGATTCCGAAGCTGTCCGGCTTCTCCGGCAAGGTCACCTCCGACCATGACAAACCCGTGCGGTGTATGCTATCTTGTCGCCTCGGTCGTATCCGCTCGCACAGAGCGGGAATCTAACCCGGATCAATGACGAAGGGAAGCGGCGGTCGCGCGCGTTTCCCGTCGACGAGGTGAACCAGAAATGAAGCGTACCCACGCTCTTTGGACGATCGCGTGCCTCTGCAGCCTGGCCGTCGTGGGCGGTTGCGGCGAACGGGCGCCCGGACCGGTGACCATGGACGACGCGGAGCAGGAAGCCTGGGAGATCCGTCTGGTCGAGATGCGCATCGACAAGAACGAGCGCTTCACCGACCCGGAACAGACCCCGTTGATGGAGCAGGACCTGCCCGGCTTCGAGGGGCTCAACTACTACTACCCCGTGCCCGAATTGCGTTTCCGCGTGCCCTTCGTGGAGACGGCCGCCGCCGACACGGTGACGCTGGTCAAGCGCCAGGGCGAATCGGTGAGATACCTGCGCAAGGGCCACGTCGCTTTCAAGCACGAAGGGTCCGTCTACAAGCTCCAGGCCTTCGGCCCGGTGGGCGCCGCGCCGGACGGCGATTATCTCTGGCTGCCCTTCTACGACGAGACGTCGGGGGAGGAGACCTTCGGCGGCGGTCGCTACCTGGACCTCGAGGTCGACGACGAGGGCATCGCGGAACTGGACTTCAACTTCGCCTACAACCCCCTCTGCGACTACAACCACGAACGCTACAACTGCACCCTGCCGCCCGAGGAGAACCGCCTGGAGATCCCCGTGCGCGCCGGCGAGAAGCTCTTCCGCCTGGAGGAATGACAAGGACGCCGTGGAGGCCGTGCTGGACACGTTGGGCGACATCGGCGTCTGGATCGCCTTCGGGGTCTGGACGATGCTGCTGCTCTGCGGCGCGCTGATGACGATCCTCGGCCTGAGCGGCAACTTCATCATCGTCGGTCTGGGGCTCGTCCACGCGCTGGTGACCGGCTTCGATCCCATCTCCTGGCAACTGCTGCTGCTGCTGCTCGGCCTGGCCATCGTCGGCGAGGTGGTCGAATCCGTGCTCGGGGTCGTCTACGTGGCGCGCAAGGGCGCCACGCGTTACGGCGTGCTGGGGGCGTTCCTGGGCGGTCTGGCGGGCGCGGCGCTGGGCAGCGGCGTCGTGCCGGTGATCGGCACGGTCGTCGGCAGCTTCGTCGGCGCTTTTGCCGGGGCGGTGGCGGGGGAGTACCTGCGGGAGCGGCGGACCGACGCCAGCGTGCGCATCGGCTGGCACGCCTTCGCCGGCAAGATGCTGGCCAGCGGCTTCAAGTTCGCCCTGGCTTTGGCCATGATCGCGCTGCTGCTGCAGCGGGCGTGGCCGGGCTCGGCCTGATCACTCCGACGACACGCCCGCCGCCCCGTAGGCCATCTGCTCGGTGGCCGCGACGCCCCAGCCTTCCCTTCCCACGGCGATCAGCCCCAGCGACCAGTCCTCCGGGAAATTCGCCACACCCCTCTCGACCGCCTCCCGCGCCGACAGGCCGTCGGCCAGCCAGCCGTAGACCGTGCGGGCCATGGCCGCGCGGATGATCTCCTCGCCGTGCCCCGTGCAGGCCACCGCGCCCGCGGGGCCGGCGAAGCAGCCGCAGCCGTAGATGGGCACGTCGCCCACGCGTCCGTTCAGGGTGATCGAGGTGCCGCCGGTGGACAGGGTGGCCGCGAAGGAGCCGTCGGCGGCGCGGGTCACCGTGCCGACGGTGTCGAAGATGTCGCGGGGGGTCAGGGGCAGGCCGGTATCGGGGTCGGCCTCTTCGGCGGGCAGCGACGGCGGGGGGCCGGGGAAATTCCAGGCCCGCCGCCAGTCGAAGGTGTCGTAGCCGCCGCCCGCCTCGCCGCGCAGCAGCCTGGCGATGCGCTGGCGATACTTGGCTGCGGCCTGTTCGCAGGTGGGCGTCTCGTCGGCGAAGCCCATGGCGTGGGCGAAGCGCGTGGCGCCGTCGCCGGCCAGCAGGCGGTGCGGCGTGTCGAGCACCGCCCGCGCCACCAGGATGGGATTGCGCACGTGTTCGATCACCGCCACCGCCGCGAACGCGCCGTCGGAGGTCATCAGGGCCGCGTCCATCTGGATGGTGCGCCCGTCGAGGCGGATGTTGGCGCCGGTGCCGGCGTTCAGCAGCGGGTTGTCCTCCAGGACCAGGGTGCCGACCAGGGCGCCGGCTAGCGCGTCGCCGGTCGCCGCGGTCTCGGCCAGGGCGGCTCCCGCGGCCGACTGGATGTCCTCGGTCCAGGTCGAAGGCGACCCGACGCCGCCGTGGGTCACGGCGAGGGGGCCGTCGCGATCCTGCCCTCCGGCGAGCAGGACCACCTCGCGGCCGCCCGGATACCGGTCATCGTGGGAGTCGCCGCAGCCGCACAGCGACGCGGCGGTCGCCAGCAACAGCGAGAAGACGAACGGGCGGGGTCTCATGGGGTCTCCTACGGTTCGATGTTCAGGGCGAGGGTCAGGCTGGTCAGCGAGGCCCAAACTTCCAGGTCGCGCGTGGCGAAGGCGGCGTGCGAGATCTGAGGCGACAGCGAAAGCGCGCCGCCGAGGTGCAGTTCGTAGCCGCAGGCCAGCAGGTAACAGGTGCCGGTGTCGTGCATGATCTCCTGGCGGCCGCGTTCCAGGTAGTCGAGGCGGGCCGAGCCCAGGCCGTAACCCAGGCGTGCGAACAGGCCGCCTCGCCAGGGATGCCAGGTGACGGCCACGGCCGCGGTGATCAGATCGAGACGCGCCGAGGCGAGATCGTCGTCGGCCCGTCGCGACCAGGCGAGCAGCTCGACGCCGACGGTCAGATCGTCGAGCAGCCTGCAGCCGGCGCCCAGCTGCAGGGACGTGCCCGCCTCCCGGTCGTCCAGCCGCGGGATGCGGGCGTAATCGTCGTAGAGGCGCAGCACGTTGTCGGCCGTCCGACCCCAGCCCACGCCGGCTCCCAGCACGAACAGCACGCCGGGGCCGCCGTCCGCCTCGATCGGCGCGGGCGCGCTCCGGGCGAAGGACGCGATCGACAGCAAGATCATCAGCAGGCACGTGCGCATCGGCCGATGCTAGGCGGTGGGGCGGGGCGCGTCAATCGGCGCGGTCGACTCAGCGCCAGTTCCCGATGAGGATGAACGGCGCCCAGTAGTAAGGATGGGCGTAGTCGTCGCTGTTGCGCAGGGCGAGCTGGGCCTGCCGGAGCGCCTCGACCTTGGTCGTGCCGCCCTCGTGCAGGATGCGGTAGAGGTGCGTCATGAGCTGCGACGTGCTCTCGTCGTTGACCATCCACAGGCTGGCGATGACCGCCGCCGCGCCCGTCTGCTCGAAGTTGTAGGCCAGGCCGGCGATCTCCTTGCCCTCGCCGTGGTCGCCGACGGCCGTCTCGCAGGCCGAGAGCACGGCCAGGTCCACGTCGAAGAGTTCGAGCAGGACGATGTCGCGGAAGGTGAGGCGGGCGCTGTCGTCCTCGCCGGCCAGCACCAGGTAGGAAGCTTCGGGGCGATCGTTGAGCAGGACGCCGTGGGTGGCCAGGTGCAGGATGTTGTGGGTGCCGACCTCGTCGCGCAGCCGCGCCTTGGTGGCGTCCTCGCCGTAGACGGCCGTGACGGGCGCCGGCTGCCAGATCTCCTCCAGCTCGTTCACCTCGAGCTCGGCCCCGGCGAGCGTGCTGTCGGGGTTGCCGAAGGCGAGCAGGGCCGCGTCGGTCGGGACCGGCCGGCGCGATGTCAGCGTACCGGCCTGGGTCAGCACGCAGAGGCGATAGCGTTCCAGCAGGTAGCGCTCGCCGTCGTAGAGGGCGGCGAAGGGGATGTAGCGCAGGCGCCCGCTCGGGCTGACGATCAGGGTCTCCACGCCGATCAGGTCGCCGGCCAGGGGGTCGATCAGCAGGGCGTGCAGCTCCCGCGCCGGTATGCTGGGATCGATACGCTCGGCTGGCGGCGCAGGCATGCCGGCCAGGCGCGCCGTGCGCGCGGTCTCCCAGTCGTCGTCGGGATGCTCCAGCCCGGCGCGCATCTCGCGGATCAGCTCGTCGACGCGAGCCTGTGCCACGGGCACCTCGCGGTAGATCAGCGGATCCTCGTCCCCGCGCACCACGAAGACGACGATCCGGTCGGGCAGGACCACCGGCTCCACGAAGGCCTCGGTCACGAGCAGGCCGCGCCGGAGCTGGTTGAAGGACACCGGCTCCACCTCCAGACGCTCGTAGGCCTGCGGGTGGTCGCGGCGCAGGGAGCGCGTGAAGTCGTGGAAGTGCAGCTTCAGGGAATCGATCTCCGTCTGCCAGACCGTGACGAGCTCCGGGCGCTGCTGCTCAACGGGCCGGGCCAGCTCCTCGCGCAGGAGGCGCACGAGGCGGGTCTCGTGGGAGCGCAGGCCCGCGGCCTCGTCCACCAGTGCCTGGTCGTCGTCGTTGAGGCGGGGGCCGCCGGCGCCCATCTCCCTGGCCTCCGAGGACTTCATCAGGCCCAGGATCTCCCAGGCCTCCTCCTCGCGGCCGAGCTCCATCAGCACGTCGACCAGCTCGCGGTACACGTCCCCGTGCTTCTCCTGGAAGCCGCTGGCCACGTCCTCGTCTTCGATGCCCTGGCGCACCTGCTCCAGCGTGTCGATGGCCTCGCGGAAGGCGTCGACGGCGGGCTCGGGTTCGCCCCGGTCGCGCTGGATCCGGCCCAGGTAGAACAGGGGCTCCCACAGGAGGATCGGGTTGCGCATCTCGCGCAGCTGGGGGATGACCTCGCGCAGTCGCGACTCGGCTTCGGCGTGGCGGCCGCGCTTCCAGTCCACGGCGCCCAGCTTCGCGCCCATCTTCATGGTGGCCACGGTGGTGCCCATGGGTGCGGCGATCGTCAGGCCCTCCCGGATGGCCGTCGCCGCCTCGTCCAGCTCGTCCAGCTCGAAGAGCAGGTCCGCCCGGAAGATGTGCATGTCGATGATGCGCGGCGGCACGCCCACGCTCCGGGCCAGTTCCAGGCCGCGGTCGATCAGGTCCAGTGCCTCGTCGGTGCGGCCCAGTTCGTGGTAGCAGCGGGCCAGGTTGCCGGCGGTGATGGTCATGACGTCCACGTAGCCGATCCGCTCGCCGATCTCCAGGGCCTCGCGGAAGTGCTCCACGGCGGTTTCGCAGTCGCCCAGCTGGCGGTAGACGTCGCCCATGTTGTTGTGGGAGGCGGCCATGCCGTAGGGGTCGCCCCAGGCCTCGCGGATCTCCAGGGACAGGCGGTACAGGCCGAGGGAGTCTTCGTACAGGCCCTGGCCCCCGCGCGCCGAGCCCAGGGTGTTGTAGAGGTCGGCCAGCGCCCAGTCGTTGTCCTGTTCCTTGTAGATGTCGTAGGCGTCCTTGGCGGTCTGGAAGGCTATCTCCTCCTCCCCGTACAGGTGCTGCAACCAGGCCATGGCGCTCAGGATGCCCGCGACGCTGCCCTGCAGGTCGGCGGCCTCGGCGACGGCCATGGCCTCGGAGTAGGCGGCGACGGCCTCGTCGTAATCGCCGCGGGCGGCGTGGAGGCGCCCGAGTGCGGTCTGCGAGTCGGCGATGCCCGCCTGGTCCCCGGTCTCCCGGAAGAGGTCCAGGGCCGCGCGCATCCGCGCGAAGGCGTCGTCGATCCGGCCCGCATTGAACAGGCCCGTGGCGAGCATGGTCAGGGCCTGGGCCTCGTGCTGCTTGCTCGGCATGCTGCGGGCGATCTCCAGGGAGCGACCGGCGGCGGCGATGCCCGCCTCGTGGTCGCCGTCGAGACCGGTGTAGAGGTTGCTCAGGACGCGCCAGATGTCCGCCTGGCCGCCGAGATTGCCGGCAGCCTCGCTCAGGGCCAGCGCGGTTTCGAGTTTGTCGCGGGCGGCAGCGGTCTCCTTGCGGCCGATGAGGCTGTAGCCCCACCACTCCAGCACCTTGGCCTCGCCGCCGGTGTCGCCCGCGCGGTGGTAGTCCGCCAGGGCCAGGGCGTAGACGCTGTCCGACCGGGCGGGGTGCCCCATGCCCTCGTAGACCTCGGCGATCTCCAGCTCGGTCGCCGCGGCGTCCGCCGTCCAGTCGTCCCGGGCGAAGGTCTCCAGGGCCGAGCCGAGCAGCTCCAGGGCCCGGGGGTGGTTGCCCTTCTGGCGTTCGTCCTTGCCCATGCGCTTCAGCACGTCGGCCACGTCCCACCACTCCTCGCGGGCCTCGTGCACGGCCAGGGCCGACTGGTAGCGCTCCCGGGCGCTCGCGGCGTCCCCGAGCTGCCAGTAGATGGACCCGAGGTTGGTGTTGGCGATGGCGAGATCGCGGTCGGCGCCCAGTTCCGTGTAGATGCGGACCGACTCCAGGCGCTCGTCAACGGCTTTCTGCAGCTCGCCCAGGTTCCAGAAGCCGTCGCTCATGTCGTCGTGGGCCGCGGCGACCGTCGCCGCCCAGTCGAGTTCCTCGGCCACGTACAGCTCGAGGGTCCAGGCGTCGATGGCCTCGCGGTAACGGCCGACCGCTTCGTAGGCGTCGCCCAGCTCGGAGAAGGTGCCGCACCGGCGCTGGATGTCCATCAGGCCGCCGCGACGGGCGAAGAGCTCGGCGGCCGCCGTCAGGGCCGCCGCCGCGGGTTCGGTCCGGCCCAGCCGGGTGAGGCACTGGCCCGCGCCGCGCCAGGATTCGGCGGCCTCCGGGTCGACGAGGGTGTCCTGCAGGGCACCGTAGTGGTCCAGGGAGGCCTCGTAGCTGGCCAGGGCCTCCTCGTATTGCCCGTCGCTCTGCAGGACGTTGCCCAGGTTGTTGTGGGAGACGGCGCGGGAAACGGAGCCCGGCTCCGCGGCGGCGATCGCTTCCCGCCAGCAGCTTATGGACGCGCTCCATTCCTCGCGTCTCTGGTGCAGGTTCGCCTTGGCGCTCCAGTAGAGGTCCCAGAATCTTGGCACGTCGACGGCCTCGGCCAGCACGCCCATGGCGTCGATCACGGCCTCCTGTTCTTCCTCGCGCCACTCGGACTGGAAGCGCAGCGCTTCGGTGTACCACTCGTCGACGATCATCAAGTCGAGGGTGAAGTCGCGCTGCGCCGCCAGGTAGGCCAGGGCGTCCCCGCGCGCCATGTTCCGGGTCGCGTCCAGCAGTTCCAGCGACGAGGGGGGGGCCTCCGACAGGACCCAGTCGGCGAAGCTCTCCTCGACATACACGTTCCGCGCCGTGTACCAGCCGAAGTAGGAGGCCACGTACAAGAAGAAGATGCGGATGTCCTCGGGCGCGGTTTCGCCCATGACCTGTTGCGTGGTCTTGCCGGCGTAACGCCCCTGCTGGAGGGCCGCGTAGGCGTTCGGGTACTCCTCGACGGTCAGCCGCGCAGCCAGTTCCCGCACCGCGCGCGCGCAGGTGTCGAAGGTGCGCGCGTCGGGATCGTCACCGGTGTCGGCGATCACGTCGTGATAGTCGAAGAGCACGTTCTGGTCAAGATCGTGGAACACGATGGCCTTGCGGGCTATCTGCCAGGTCAGGTAGTCCCGCTCGGGGCGGGGGCGCTCGAGACGCATCTCCACCACGTCGCCCAGGCGGATGGTGTCGCCCTCGGCGGGAAAGAGCAGGACGACGGAGACCGTGTCGGCGACGGCGGTCAGCTCCGCCTTGCCCACCACGCGGGAGCCCGTGTCGGCGGCGCCCCGGTAGACGTCGCGCAGGCCGCCGAGGACCACGCCGTGGATTTCGCCGACCTCGATCAGGCCGAACAGGCCTTGCTCGTCTGGCTCCAGGTAGGTGATGGGGATCATGATGTCGATCTCGAAGGTCGCGACATCGTCCCCGGCGACGAGGCCGGCAGCCGGCAGGCAGGTGGCGAGGGCGACGAGCCAGGCAGCTGCACGTTTCCGGAGATCTCGTCCGCCAGCGATCATCGGTCCTCCTGTGCAGGTCCGTCGGTCACGATGAAGCTCACCGTGGCGGTGGCCCACTTGCCCGGCGCGACGCTCGTCGTGCTGCGTTCGCCCAGGGTAGCCGCTCGCAGCAGCTGTCCCAAGGGGGATTCGTCGTCGCGCGGCCCGGCGCTGCGGTTTCGTTCCAGGTCGCGGATGGCGTCGCGGTCCAGCAGCGGGCTGAAATCGGCGGGCTCGGCCGTGGCGATGGCCTTGAACATCTCGGCGCCGCTGGGTCCGTCGATGCGGAAGATGAACGGCGCCGGGATGCGCACCCACTGTCCGTCGGCGACGATGCGGTTGTCCTGGACCCGCAGTCCGGGATAGGGCCACAACGGCCCGATCTCGCCCTCGCCGCGCAGGTCCAGCACCGTCACGTAGGCGTCCAGGAAGCCGGTGTTGCGCAGCTCGAGCATGACGTGGGTGCCGGCCGGTATCTCCCGGAGGCCGCCGTCGCCCGGAGGCAGGTCCAGGTCGCCGAGCACCTCCTGGGCGTAACCGGCGGCGGCGAGGCGCACTTCCACCGGCGCCAGGCGCAGCTCGATGTCCACCTGGGCGTAGGGATCGTCGTTCTCGAGGCCGCTGACGAACCGCCAGCGCGATTCGCCCTCCAGGGCGCGCGCGATCCTTGCGGACAGCTCCGGGCCCACCGGTGCGGCCGCCAGCTCCGATCCGTCCCGCCGCTCGAGGCGGATGGCGTCGCCCGTGGGGGCGTCGAGGCGCACGTCCCAGCGCTCGGCGGCGCCGGGTCCCGTGTCCAGCAGGGGCAGGTCGGAGAGGGTCTCGCGCAGGCCGTCCCAGGACGCGCTCGCGTCTAGGGCCGACAGGTCCACCTTGAGCCGATTGTCGCCGTAGCTGTGCTCGACCTCGATGGCCCGCGCGGCGCGCAGATCCTCGATCGATACGGTCGCCTCCGGCGCCAGGGCGAGCTGAGCGTAGCTGAGATCGACCCGCGAGACGACGGCCTCGGCCAGCGGCGCGGCCGAGGCGAAGTCGCGGGTGCCGGCGGGGAAGAGGGCGTAGCGCGAGTCGCGGGTGATCCCCTGCAGGGAGCCGGCCTCCAGGAAGACGCCGCCGCCGGGGTCGCCGGTGACTGGGATGTAGGCCGGCGGCGTCACGCCCGCGCCGGCGAAGAGCAGCCGGTCGAGCTCGCCTTCGACCTGGGGCGTCTGTCGCCGGTTGCGACGCAGCATGAGGTCGCCCATGCGCTCGTAGAGGTCGCGGTAGGTGGTCGCGGCGTCAGCCTCCTGCGCGGCGGCGATCAGGGCGTAGGTGAACAGGCCCATCACGTTCCCGTCGTCGTCCTCCGTCTCCGCGGCGAGCTGTCCCTGGCTGGTGGCCGATATCACGACGTAGCCCCTGGCCGCGGGGTGGCTGGCCGGGGCGATGCCGCTGCCGCCGTCCGGGACGCCATCTGTCACGGGCGGCCGCCGCGACCCGCCGTCGTCCCCGGGCCACGACTGGCCCCTGACGAGCATGCGCCCGGCGCGCGTGGCGGTGCCCGAGTAGCAGCAGTCGAAGGTCAGGGTGACGTTGCCCGGATGCTTCTCGCTCAGGTCCTCCAGCAGCCGGGCGATCTCGTCGTCGCGGATGTTGCGCGAGCCGTCCCGCTTGGACACGTAGTCCGACGGGACCAGCGACTCGTCCAGGCCGTCCAGCTCGTCGCCGTCGTCGTCGGGCACGGTGGTGCCGTGGCCGGAATAGTGGAAGTAGACGATGTCGTCCACGCCCGTCGGCGCGATCAGCCACGCGCGGAAGGCGCCGACGATCGCTTCGTGGGTGGTTTTCTCGGGCGCGGACAGGATCTTCACGTCGTCGGGGGAAAAACCGAAGCGCCGGGTGAGCATGGTGGCGATCGCCGCCACGTCGGCGCCGCTGTGCAGGTCGGCCATGTCGTCTGGCCCGCCCCGCTTGTACTGGGAGATGCCAACGAGCAGGGCGCGCTTGCCCGGCTCGGCGGCGGCGTGCGGGGGGAAGCCCCGCGCGACGGCGGCAGAGGCCGCCGTCGCGCAGGCCAGCAGGAAGATCGAGAGGCGACGCGTCTTCATGACTGCGGCGATCCCTACGGCGACGGGGTCGCCCTGAGGGCCGCCTCGGGGTTCACCTTGCCGTGGCCCCACAGCTCGTTGGGCACCGCGCCGGTCTGCCGGTCGGAGGTGGCCGAACGAACGAGGATCTCTTTCACCGCCGCAGCGTCCAGTCCGGGATTCTTGTCCAGCATCAGCGCGACCAGCCCCGACACATAGGGCGCCGAGGCGCTAGTGCCCTCCCAGGCCAGGTGGAGGCCGTCGGAGGTGGTGTGCTCGCTGCCACCGGAAAGAGCCATCTCGCTGGCGGCGGCCTTGGCCGAGATGGCGAACCGGCCCGGCGCGACCAGATCGGGCTTGATCACGCCGTCGATGCGGTAGCCCGGGCTGCTGTAGTCCGAGATGCCGCCCAGTTCCAGGTTGTAACGGGTGGACGTGTCGCTCCAGTTGGTCCACTCGTTGCGGAAGTCGTAGGAGCCGACCGTGATCACGCCGTCGGCGTTGCCGGGCGAGCCGACCATCCGCGTGTGGACGGCGCCTCGCCCGAAGCTCGCCTGGAAGTACAGGGGCAGGTAGAAGTCGAAACTGCCGTCGACCACGTCCCAGGTGGTGCCGAAGGCACAGACCTGATAGCTGCCGGGCAGCACGGGCACGGCGACGACCTCGCGCTCGTTGCTGGCGTCGGCGAAGGTGATGGCGGCGAACCACTCGCTCAGATCGGTGGTCGCCAG
Coding sequences:
- a CDS encoding autotransporter outer membrane beta-barrel domain-containing protein, translating into MRTCLLMILLSIASFARSAPAPIEADGGPGVLFVLGAGVGWGRTADNVLRLYDDYARIPRLDDREAGTSLQLGAGCRLLDDLTVGVELLAWSRRADDDLASARLDLITAAVAVTWHPWRGGLFARLGYGLGSARLDYLERGRQEIMHDTGTCYLLACGYELHLGGALSLSPQISHAAFATRDLEVWASLTSLTLALNIEP
- a CDS encoding caspase family protein, which produces MKTRRLSIFLLACATAASAAVARGFPPHAAAEPGKRALLVGISQYKRGGPDDMADLHSGADVAAIATMLTRRFGFSPDDVKILSAPEKTTHEAIVGAFRAWLIAPTGVDDIVYFHYSGHGTTVPDDDGDELDGLDESLVPSDYVSKRDGSRNIRDDEIARLLEDLSEKHPGNVTLTFDCCYSGTATRAGRMLVRGQSWPGDDGGSRRPPVTDGVPDGGSGIAPASHPAARGYVVISATSQGQLAAETEDDDGNVMGLFTYALIAAAQEADAATTYRDLYERMGDLMLRRNRRQTPQVEGELDRLLFAGAGVTPPAYIPVTGDPGGGVFLEAGSLQGITRDSRYALFPAGTRDFASAAPLAEAVVSRVDLSYAQLALAPEATVSIEDLRAARAIEVEHSYGDNRLKVDLSALDASASWDGLRETLSDLPLLDTGPGAAERWDVRLDAPTGDAIRLERRDGSELAAAPVGPELSARIARALEGESRWRFVSGLENDDPYAQVDIELRLAPVEVRLAAAGYAQEVLGDLDLPPGDGGLREIPAGTHVMLELRNTGFLDAYVTVLDLRGEGEIGPLWPYPGLRVQDNRIVADGQWVRIPAPFIFRIDGPSGAEMFKAIATAEPADFSPLLDRDAIRDLERNRSAGPRDDESPLGQLLRAATLGERSTTSVAPGKWATATVSFIVTDGPAQEDR
- a CDS encoding DUF456 family protein codes for the protein MLDTLGDIGVWIAFGVWTMLLLCGALMTILGLSGNFIIVGLGLVHALVTGFDPISWQLLLLLLGLAIVGEVVESVLGVVYVARKGATRYGVLGAFLGGLAGAALGSGVVPVIGTVVGSFVGAFAGAVAGEYLRERRTDASVRIGWHAFAGKMLASGFKFALALAMIALLLQRAWPGSA
- a CDS encoding tetratricopeptide repeat protein; the encoded protein is MIAGGRDLRKRAAAWLVALATCLPAAGLVAGDDVATFEIDIMIPITYLEPDEQGLFGLIEVGEIHGVVLGGLRDVYRGAADTGSRVVGKAELTAVADTVSVVLLFPAEGDTIRLGDVVEMRLERPRPERDYLTWQIARKAIVFHDLDQNVLFDYHDVIADTGDDPDARTFDTCARAVRELAARLTVEEYPNAYAALQQGRYAGKTTQQVMGETAPEDIRIFFLYVASYFGWYTARNVYVEESFADWVLSEAPPSSLELLDATRNMARGDALAYLAAQRDFTLDLMIVDEWYTEALRFQSEWREEEQEAVIDAMGVLAEAVDVPRFWDLYWSAKANLHQRREEWSASISCWREAIAAAEPGSVSRAVSHNNLGNVLQSDGQYEEALASYEASLDHYGALQDTLVDPEAAESWRGAGQCLTRLGRTEPAAAALTAAAELFARRGGLMDIQRRCGTFSELGDAYEAVGRYREAIDAWTLELYVAEELDWAATVAAAHDDMSDGFWNLGELQKAVDERLESVRIYTELGADRDLAIANTNLGSIYWQLGDAASARERYQSALAVHEAREEWWDVADVLKRMGKDERQKGNHPRALELLGSALETFARDDWTADAAATELEIAEVYEGMGHPARSDSVYALALADYHRAGDTGGEAKVLEWWGYSLIGRKETAAARDKLETALALSEAAGNLGGQADIWRVLSNLYTGLDGDHEAGIAAAGRSLEIARSMPSKQHEAQALTMLATGLFNAGRIDDAFARMRAALDLFRETGDQAGIADSQTALGRLHAARGDYDEAVAAYSEAMAVAEAADLQGSVAGILSAMAWLQHLYGEEEIAFQTAKDAYDIYKEQDNDWALADLYNTLGSARGGQGLYEDSLGLYRLSLEIREAWGDPYGMAASHNNMGDVYRQLGDCETAVEHFREALEIGERIGYVDVMTITAGNLARCYHELGRTDEALDLIDRGLELARSVGVPPRIIDMHIFRADLLFELDELDEAATAIREGLTIAAPMGTTVATMKMGAKLGAVDWKRGRHAEAESRLREVIPQLREMRNPILLWEPLFYLGRIQRDRGEPEPAVDAFREAIDTLEQVRQGIEDEDVASGFQEKHGDVYRELVDVLMELGREEEAWEILGLMKSSEAREMGAGGPRLNDDDQALVDEAAGLRSHETRLVRLLREELARPVEQQRPELVTVWQTEIDSLKLHFHDFTRSLRRDHPQAYERLEVEPVSFNQLRRGLLVTEAFVEPVVLPDRIVVFVVRGDEDPLIYREVPVAQARVDELIREMRAGLEHPDDDWETARTARLAGMPAPPAERIDPSIPARELHALLIDPLAGDLIGVETLIVSPSGRLRYIPFAALYDGERYLLERYRLCVLTQAGTLTSRRPVPTDAALLAFGNPDSTLAGAELEVNELEEIWQPAPVTAVYGEDATKARLRDEVGTHNILHLATHGVLLNDRPEASYLVLAGEDDSARLTFRDIVLLELFDVDLAVLSACETAVGDHGEGKEIAGLAYNFEQTGAAAVIASLWMVNDESTSQLMTHLYRILHEGGTTKVEALRQAQLALRNSDDYAHPYYWAPFILIGNWR
- a CDS encoding isoaspartyl peptidase/L-asparaginase, with the protein product MRPRPFVFSLLLATAASLCGCGDSHDDRYPGGREVVLLAGGQDRDGPLAVTHGGVGSPSTWTEDIQSAAGAALAETAATGDALAGALVGTLVLEDNPLLNAGTGANIRLDGRTIQMDAALMTSDGAFAAVAVIEHVRNPILVARAVLDTPHRLLAGDGATRFAHAMGFADETPTCEQAAAKYRQRIARLLRGEAGGGYDTFDWRRAWNFPGPPPSLPAEEADPDTGLPLTPRDIFDTVGTVTRAADGSFAATLSTGGTSITLNGRVGDVPIYGCGCFAGPAGAVACTGHGEEIIRAAMARTVYGWLADGLSAREAVERGVANFPEDWSLGLIAVGREGWGVAATEQMAYGAAGVSSE
- a CDS encoding DUF1684 domain-containing protein yields the protein MKRTHALWTIACLCSLAVVGGCGERAPGPVTMDDAEQEAWEIRLVEMRIDKNERFTDPEQTPLMEQDLPGFEGLNYYYPVPELRFRVPFVETAAADTVTLVKRQGESVRYLRKGHVAFKHEGSVYKLQAFGPVGAAPDGDYLWLPFYDETSGEETFGGGRYLDLEVDDEGIAELDFNFAYNPLCDYNHERYNCTLPPEENRLEIPVRAGEKLFRLEE